From the genome of Porphyromonadaceae bacterium W3.11:
AGATCCCTCAGCTCCTCGTAATAGGCTGTTCGGAAGTCATCGAGGGTTTCGTTATTGATCCTTAAAGGAAGTACGAAGTGTCTCCACTGATCTGCTGGTACAGACTTACCCCAAGGCATTTCATTTCGTGCTTGAAGGGCGATCTGAATGTTTTTTAAGTGATAGTCCACCGTATGATCGAAGATGTCTGGAGTCCATGAGTAGGCATAGATCCACGTCAGAGCAGACTGTTCATTATCAGGTATATCTGGCTGCCTGGTCAATTCCCAAATAGAGTTATCACCTGTTAGGTATTCACTTTTCTCCATTAGGTCTTTTTCTGCCTGTCTTATGATACTTGCAGGGAAAAGTTGCTCTTCATTACTCTTGTCACTGCAGGAGACAAGGAAGAGAAGCATCACTAAAGGTATTGTCCAGAATGTTTTCATACGCGCTCAATGATTTTGATCAATTCTATTTTCTTTCCAAATATACACTTTATTCGTCATTTTTGCAGTGTTCACTTACTTGCGTGTTACGAATCGAGTAATGAGAGCCCTTAATTCAGGTGTGGCAAAATGAATAATCACCCAGGAATAGAGTATAAATAGCCCTCCTCTCAATGTTAGTTTTAGCCAAAGTTCTTGAGGGGATATCTTCATCCCTACAAAGTAAAATATGGTGGTCAGTAGTAGCATTCCTATGAGCTTCCCGGTATCGTAATGAATGGGATAAATCCTCTGCCCGAAGAAGTAACTGAGTAAAAGCATCACTCCATTACAGGCAAACGCACTCCAAGCACATGCAATGATCCCATATCGTGGCACTCCAAGTACAATGATTAAGAAGGTCACAACTAGACCGATGACACTAAAGATTGCTCCGTAATGAGTACGGTCACTGATCTTATACCAGATGGAGAGATTGTAATAGATGCCAAAGAGAATCTCGGATGCCATCACCACAGGCACCACACTCAGCCCTACATAGTAGTCCGGTGCTACGATGTGCTTAAATATATCCATCCCATACATCACGCCAAGAAAGATTAGTGTCCCAAAGAAGACGAAGTAATTCATCGCTACTCGGTATGCATTTCCGGCATCGTCCTCTTTCATCTTACTGAAGACAAAGGGATCATAAGCAAAGCGAAAGGCCTGCATAAACATCACCATGACTACAGCAATCTTCAGATTACCTCCATAGATACCTAGCTGTGTCATCCCTTCCAGGCGGTCTTCATAAAGCATAGGGAGCATGATTTGGCCAGCCATCTTATTCAGAATACCTGCTAAGCCTAAGAGTACCAGTGGGAGACAATATTTAGCTAAGCGTGGTACCAAGGAGCGATCAAACCCTTTGAGTCCAGGCTTAATCACCGGAAGCATGAATAGCAACTCTGTACCGGTAGCAATGAGATTAGAGATAAAGATGTATCCCACTCCATAGTCTGGACGATAGATCCAACGTGGTAATACGATGCCCTGTGCTTCAAGGTAGGGACAGAAGACTAGGAAGAAGAGGTTGAGGATAATATTTAGTCCTATGAATAGGAACTTATAAAAGGCAAACCTTAATGGTCTTCGTTCATATCGTAAATAGGCAAAGGGGAGCGAAAGTAGAGCATCCATACTCACAATAGCAATGAATATCCCTACAAATTCTGGATGATTAGGATAACCTAGCCAACTCGATATCTCGCCAACGCCCAACTGCCCAGCTATGAAAAATAAGCCTACAGAGACGGATAAAATCTTAAGGCATGTCGCATAAACCTTATTAGGCTCCTTTGCGGTATTGATGAAACGGAATAATCCCGTCTCTAGCCCTAGAGTGAGAACCACCAGGACGACACTCACCCATGCATATAGGTTTGTAACGATCCCGTATTCAGCACTATTTGCCAGCACCCTAATATAAAAGGGTGCTAGTAGCCAATTAAGAAATTTACTGATGATATTGGTAGCACCGTATATTACGGTATCCTTCATCAGTCCTCGCATGCCACCACCTGCCATTTCCTTACCTTAATCTATGTCACTAAAAAGATCTTTATGGAGGGGTTTGATGTGAAAGTCCCTTCCAAAATGTTCGTAGGCCAGACGGGTTACTTCTCGTCCTCGAGGCGTTCGCTTCATAAAGCCTTCTTTAATAAGGAATGGCTCATAGACCTCTTCCACGGTACCAGAATCCTCGCCTATAGCTGTCGCTATAGTACTGATGCCCACAGGTCCGCCATCAAACTTATCCATAATGGCTGTCAGTATCTTGTGGTCAATCTGGTCTAGCCCGTGCTTATCAATATTCAAGGCCTCTAGTGCGTAGGTAGCAATCTCTAGATTGATTCGTCCAGAACCTTTGACCTGTGCGTAATCCCTCACTCGTCGTAGGAGGGCATTCGCAACACGGGGGGTGCATCGACTACGGAAGGCTATCTCCTGTGCTGCTTGCTCATCACACATGGTCCCGAGGATCTCCGCACTCCTTAGAATGATGCCTCTAAGGGTGTCCGTATCATAATACTCCAAGTGCATATTGATCCCAAATCGGTCTCGTAGAGGTGCTGTCAGAAGTCCACTTCTAGTGGTCGCACCAATCAAGGTGAAAGGCTCCAGCTCTATCTGGATACTCCTTGCTCCAGGCCCTTTGTCTATCATGATATCTATGCGAAAGTCCTCCATGGCAGAGTACAGATACTCTTCCACGACAGGTGGCATACGGTGTATCTCATCTATGAAAAGCACATCATTACGCTCTAGGGAGGTGAGTACACCTGCAAGGTCTCCCGGCTTGTCCAATACAGGACCCGAAGTGACCTTGATATTCACGCCAAGTTCGTTCGCTATGATTTGGGATAAAGTGGTCTTCCCCAAACCGGGAGGTCCATGCAATAAGACATGATCAAGTGACTCACCTCTGAGTTTCGCTGCCTTCACAAAGATCTCCAGATTGCTGACCACCTGATCCTGTCCCTTGAAGTCCTCAAAGGCGATGGGACGTAGGGCATTGTCTTTGTCTGAAACGGAGGCATCGCTCTCAGGTACAACGGTTGTGCCCTGCTCTACGCCACGAATATCAAACTCCTCTAGCCCCTCTATGATTCTATCCTCGTCCTTCATCTGCTTTACGCCATTTATGCCAGCTCGAAATCCAATTGTTTACGCTCCAAGTCCGCTCTTACAATCTTCACGGTCACTTTATCCCCAAGCGAGTAACGTCTCTTGTGATTGATACCAACCAAAGAGAAGGTGCGCTCATCCAATTCATAGAAATCATCATCCATGTCTCGAATAGGAACTAGTCCCTCACAACCATTGGCAGTGAGTTCAACAAAGATCCCAAAGTCCTGAACACCACTAATGACACCATCGAAGAACTGACCTAAGAACTGTTGCATGTACTCGACCTGCTTATACTTCACTGATGCTCTGTCGGCATCAGCCGCCAATTTCTCCATATTGGAGTCATGCTTGCAGATCTCGTCTAACTCTGCCTTATTGACACTCTTGCCACCATTCATATAGTGGGTGAGGAGCCTATGAACCATCATGTCGGGATGACGACGTATGGGACTGGTAAAGTGAGTGTAATCCTCGAATGCCAGTCCATAGTGACCTATGTTATCGGTTTGGTAAACAGCCTTAGACATGCTACGTACTGTCAGTGTCTCTATCAGGTCTTGTTCTGGCTTACCTTTTACATCCTCCAGAAGCTTGTTAATACTCTGTGCCAGCATCTGAGGTGTCCCAGTGATATTCAGGCGATAGCCCAGTCTTCCTACAAACTCTTTTAGAGTAGCCAATTTCTCTTCATCTGGGCGGTCGTGGACACGGTAAACAAAGGTCGGTGGATTCTTTTCATCACGTAGGTGGTGAATGAAGGAAGCCACAGATCTATTCGCGAGGAGCATAAATTCTTCCACCAGTTTATTAGATTCTAGCGTCTGCTTGACATAGACATCAAGAGGCTTCCCTTTTTCGTCCAACTTAAATGCGAGCTCTTCGCTCTCAAAAGCGATAGCCCCATCTGCCATTCTCTTCGCTCTCAACTTCTCTGCTAGTCGTTGCAAGCCCAGTACCTCATCCTTCATTGCTCCATCTTTACCATCAATAAGGGCTTGAGCTTGATCGTA
Proteins encoded in this window:
- the ruvB gene encoding Holliday junction branch migration DNA helicase RuvB, producing the protein MKDEDRIIEGLEEFDIRGVEQGTTVVPESDASVSDKDNALRPIAFEDFKGQDQVVSNLEIFVKAAKLRGESLDHVLLHGPPGLGKTTLSQIIANELGVNIKVTSGPVLDKPGDLAGVLTSLERNDVLFIDEIHRMPPVVEEYLYSAMEDFRIDIMIDKGPGARSIQIELEPFTLIGATTRSGLLTAPLRDRFGINMHLEYYDTDTLRGIILRSAEILGTMCDEQAAQEIAFRSRCTPRVANALLRRVRDYAQVKGSGRINLEIATYALEALNIDKHGLDQIDHKILTAIMDKFDGGPVGISTIATAIGEDSGTVEEVYEPFLIKEGFMKRTPRGREVTRLAYEHFGRDFHIKPLHKDLFSDID